GCGAACTGCATCGCGGGGATCACCACGCCGGGCGAGTCCTCGAGACTCGAAACGCCGAGCGCACCGGCGAAGAAGCCGACGAGCGTGAGTCCGGCGGCGACGACGTAGGTGACGACCGAGACCTGTCCGGAGTACAGCGATTCGCGCACTTGGTGGGTGGCTCCGGTTACCAGTTCGTCGACGTTGAATCCCTTGTACAACAGGAAGACACCGATGACGGTCGTAATCGCGGCAGCACCCTCTGCGGGGCTGAAAACGGTCGCGAGTATCGGAAAGACGAGTAGCGTCAATCCGATGGGGACGAGGATGGTCTGGCGCAGTTCCTCGTCCGCGAGGAACTGCTTGAGCAGATAGTACGTCGATTCGATGTCGCGGGCCTGCCGGACGACCACGCGGTCGACCGAATCGACCTGCATGCGGCTCTCGACGATCGGGACCAGTCGTTCGTCCTCCGCGCTGTCGATGACGACGACCGCCGAGTCGGGATCGTACTCGGCCACGAGTTCGTCGAGTTGGGCCGCGACCGCTCGGTCCGCCGAGACCATCGACTCTCGATCCCCCGAAACGACCGCGACGACGACCTCCTCGGCCTCGTCGCGAAGGTTCTGGGCGACGCGCAGCGTCTCGAGCAGGGAGTTGACTCCCGAATCCTCCGGATCCGCCAGGCCGACGTCGGTCACGAGCGCGCGGACGGCTTCCCAGCCGACTACGGGCGACCGAAGGCCGGTCTTGCGACCGACATCGTCGGTCCGGTCGAGACAGACGACCAGCGTTGTCACGGTATCCGTTCCATGCTGTGTGACGATAAAACCACTTACTCGTTCGACGTGTCGACGGCGCGACCTGCGGGCGACGGGTGGAGACTGCTCAGGTCCGCAAGCGGAACTCTCGCTCCTCGGCGATCCCGGCGATGCCGGAGCCGAACGCGTAGGCCACCTGCTGAGCTCCGGTTCCGACGCGGGCCATCAGCGGCCGATCGGGTTCGAACTCCTCGACGGCGACGTCGTCCCGCCCGAGTCGATCGGCCAGTTCGGTCTCGAGTTCCCGGCGCGTTCCGAGGTGGTCGACGAGATCCATCTCGTAGGCTTCCTCGCCGAGGTAGATCCGCGCCTCGGTGTCGCGAACGAATTCGCTATCGAGGTCGCGACCGTCGCTGACCCGCTCGACGAACGTCTCGTAGTAGTCGTCGATCAGGCCCTGGAGATACTCGCGTTCGTCGTCCTCGAGTTCCTTCAACGGCGTGCCGGCGTCCTTGAACTCCCCGGCAGCGAAGCGCTCGTAGGAGAGTCCGACCTTCTCGGCGAGGTCGTTCGCGTTCACTCGGGAGCCGATGACCCCGATGGAGCCGACGATGGAACCGTCGCGGGCCCAGAGTTCGTCACAGCCGCTTGCGATCCAGTAGCCGCCGCTGGCACAGACGTCGTTCGTGTAGGCGACCGTCGGCCCGTCGAACCGCTCGGCCGCGAGCCGAATATCGTCGCTCGGAACGACCTCCCCGCCCGGCGTGTTCAGCTTTACCAGCAGCGCGTCGACGTTGTCGTCTTCGTCGGCGCGATCGATCTGCTCGACGATGTCGTCGGCCGGCGTCCCTCGCGGACTCGAGGGAATCCCACCGCCGCCGCCGTCGCGGGTGATCGGCCCCTCGACGGCGACCTCGGCGACGTCGTAGGTCGGAAACAGCGAGTCGGCGACGTTTCCCGCCAGTCGAATCCCGACGGCGATCGCGGCGATCGCGACGAGAACGCCGGCCAGATCGGCGAGCGTCTCCGGATAGACGACGAACAGCGCGACGCCGAGCGCGGCGAACACCACAGCGCCGGTCGCGACGATCAGCAGACGTACGTTTCCATCACTGCTAGCCATCGTCGACACCTCGTATCATGGCACATCCTGTGGCTGCCGTCGAGTTAAGGGTACGTGTTTGGACATCGCCCCGTCCGTTGAACCAGTCGCTTCCGGCCACCGTTTGAACGCGCAAGTCCGTCGTCCCGGCCACGCTCGAGCCCCTGTCGCCGCGACCGCTGGCGGCGCTCGAACCGGGAAAAACCGCAAAAAGACACAGGTGGACGAACCGAGTTAGAGAAGCCCCGTCTTCTGGAGTTTCATCAGGTCCTCGGTATCGAGGGTTTCGCCGTCCTTGAACTTCTGATAGATCTCTTCGGCCTCTTCTTTGGCCGCTTCCTTTTTCTTGTCGCGCTGGGACTTGCGCTGTTTTTCCTCTTTCTTGTCCAGTTCGCGCAGGCGCTTCTGGACGCGGACGAAGTCCTCGTGGTGCTGGTCTGCGGCCTCCTGGGCCTCGACGAAGGACTCGTGCATCTCGTCGGCTTCGTCACGGATATCGTCGGCCTCGCGATAGGCCTCGATCATCTGGTTGTGATGTTCCTGGGCCTTGTCCGCCAGCTCCGTGACCTTCTGGTGGTGCTGGGAGGCTTCCGATCGCACTTCCTCGGCTTCCTCGACGAGTTCTTCTAAGTCCTCGTTCTGATCGAGCTTCTGTTTGCGCTCTTCGTACTCCTCACGCTTTCCCTCGATCTTTTCGATGAGTTCCTTCTCGTCCTCGCTCGAGAGGACTTCCGTCTGCTGTTTGAACTCGAGCTGTTCGATCTCCTCTTTGAGCTCCTCGAGATCCTTCCCCTCGTCGAGCTCCATGTCGGACTTGAGCTTCTCGACCTTGTCGAAGAGCGTGTTGGCCTCGGCGTTGAGCTCGTTTCGCTTGTCCTTGTGTTCCTGAACCTTCTCGTTGAGCTCGTCGCGTTTCTCGCGGTGTTCCTGGGCTTCGTCGACCTTCTCGCGCGTCTTCGCGTTCAGGTCGTCCCGGTTGGACGCTCGCTCGGAGGCCATCTGGTTCAGATCGTTTCGCCGATCTCGGAGCTGGCCAGCCATCTTGATGAGCTGTCCCTTCGATTTGTTTTCGAGGTCGTCTTCCGTCAGTTCGATGTTCTTTGATTCGTCTACCATGTGTTAGTCAATCCTCTGTGCCATACCCGCACCGGCGCGTCTGTCGACGTCTCGAGCGGAACCCGTACCCGTCGGTCGGGTGCGTTCCATCGGGAAGAGACGAGCGACTGTGTACAGCGTTCGCTCACGATCTGCGAAACCTCGGTGAATAAGATTTCCTGTC
The genomic region above belongs to Natronorubrum halophilum and contains:
- the sppA gene encoding signal peptide peptidase SppA — its product is MASSDGNVRLLIVATGAVVFAALGVALFVVYPETLADLAGVLVAIAAIAVGIRLAGNVADSLFPTYDVAEVAVEGPITRDGGGGGIPSSPRGTPADDIVEQIDRADEDDNVDALLVKLNTPGGEVVPSDDIRLAAERFDGPTVAYTNDVCASGGYWIASGCDELWARDGSIVGSIGVIGSRVNANDLAEKVGLSYERFAAGEFKDAGTPLKELEDDEREYLQGLIDDYYETFVERVSDGRDLDSEFVRDTEARIYLGEEAYEMDLVDHLGTRRELETELADRLGRDDVAVEEFEPDRPLMARVGTGAQQVAYAFGSGIAGIAEEREFRLRT
- a CDS encoding DUF373 family protein — encoded protein: MTTLVVCLDRTDDVGRKTGLRSPVVGWEAVRALVTDVGLADPEDSGVNSLLETLRVAQNLRDEAEEVVVAVVSGDRESMVSADRAVAAQLDELVAEYDPDSAVVVIDSAEDERLVPIVESRMQVDSVDRVVVRQARDIESTYYLLKQFLADEELRQTILVPIGLTLLVFPILATVFSPAEGAAAITTVIGVFLLYKGFNVDELVTGATHQVRESLYSGQVSVVTYVVAAGLTLVGFFAGALGVSSLEDSPGVVIPAMQFAFYAVPWLAMAALTASAGRLLDEAISDDPIRSSYLNLPFIVVAVGLVVRGFSAYFLERQDAIGSFEVPAYEFGVLSNESFAVTAGERLALFVVTALVVSLVGARVASYFSGSRNEGEITDGAGRDVEPKSNSNLPSELTDGGPEREPPRRPAADSSSDPDRGPDSDADSDTEPSEY
- a CDS encoding coiled-coil protein, yielding MVDESKNIELTEDDLENKSKGQLIKMAGQLRDRRNDLNQMASERASNRDDLNAKTREKVDEAQEHREKRDELNEKVQEHKDKRNELNAEANTLFDKVEKLKSDMELDEGKDLEELKEEIEQLEFKQQTEVLSSEDEKELIEKIEGKREEYEERKQKLDQNEDLEELVEEAEEVRSEASQHHQKVTELADKAQEHHNQMIEAYREADDIRDEADEMHESFVEAQEAADQHHEDFVRVQKRLRELDKKEEKQRKSQRDKKKEAAKEEAEEIYQKFKDGETLDTEDLMKLQKTGLL